Below is a genomic region from Brassica oleracea var. oleracea cultivar TO1000 chromosome C9, BOL, whole genome shotgun sequence.
CTCCAGGGAGTTTTCAAGAATCATAGGAAGTGCAGTGAAAAGTCCTAGCTGGATAACAAATTGCTGATTCAAGATTGCACCAAGAGCTTCATTGCTGCTACTCCTATCCTTTGCTATTTTCTCAACACCACTCAGTGCTAGATAAAGCCGACCCCACAAGAATGCATAAACAGTGAATACGATCAGCATTGTGTTGAAGTAGTAGCCAACCGTTGTGTAGAAGAAAGACAACATTCTGAAAAAATCTAGCCTGTGACCCAGTCTGTAAACGTCTCTGCTTAAAGCTTGCTCACCATTACCACTTGCTACTTTTGCTTCAAACATAGATATCTGATTCAAACCAACATCTCTTCCTTTGCCTACCTGAATGTATTCATGATGAGTCACGTTCCCACCTCTTAAAGTGCAATTGAATCCAGCAAATATATCCTCGCTTATATTTATCACTCTTGAGGCCTTGCTAATTCCACCACGGGGGATGAACCAAAACCGATCAAATACATCAGGATGACCATAGTGCATCCTCACCTTCAGTGGGTTGGCAAGCACACGCTGTCCTAAGGTTACAAAACTCGTTTCTTGAGAAGACATGAACCACGCGAGTGAAGAAACCGAACCAGTGAAAACTTTCTCACGGACTCCAAGAATAGTGGGCTTCCTAATGCCATAGTTTTTCTTGAAAGATTCCAACAAATTCCTCATCTTAAGTGCCTCCTCAAAATGGTTATCTTGATTCATATCAATTGTCTGAATCGCATCACCCCGTGTAAAGATTATAGCATGGTTTTGGTTTTCCGGTTTGCCCTCACCAAGCTTCAAGGGGCCTGGCAGTCTGATTCGATAGATCTCTACCTCTCTCTGAAGTCGTTGATCAAATTTCACAAGAACCGAATAGTACTCGACGTTACCCAATCCTAAGTTCACCTCATCAACATATGCAATTCGAAGGGCCTCATGACTTTTCATCAGGAACAGAATCTCCTCAGCCCTATGGTCTCCTTTTGCTTTATGCTGTCCATAAACTTGGCATGCCACAACATATGTGAATTTCATCATAGCACTACCGGACTCAGACCCTTTATACAAATGGCTTATACCACTAACCATTCGGCTAATTTCCTGAGAAGCTGTTGGTTGCAGTGTGTTATCCCCACCATCGCTTGTGTAGTAAGAACGGGGTGGCTCAGGGGCAATCTGAGTTCCCATACTGATGTCCATTTCAGAAGCCGAATCAAGAAAGGCAAGCTTCTTCAAGGCACTATAATAATACATCATCCCTCGCACTGTTCTAGACAATGTCTGTCCCCTATATGAAGCCCAGAGGCGAAGATCCCTAACCTTCTGTGACCAAATATCGTTCTCGTTCTCCACTCCCTCTCTACGCATCCGCTCCACAAAATTGACCCATTCATCTTCATATATTTTTTGAAGGTAGAACAGGGTCGAAATCCCATCCTCATTCTCAGCTCGGAGCATCTCTTGTCGATACATTACTTCCTCGTCATAGTAAGGAGTCAACACACTAAAAGCCAACATTTTTTCTACACTTGGAGCCTGGGGCATGTTCATAAAGAGAGAGTTGCTGAAGAAAGCAAGACGCTCCCTGGCCTCAAGATTCTTGGGCACATTATGCATTGGATCTCTAGAAGTGAGAATTGTATGTACCCGCCTTATCTGCCTATAAAAGACAACATCACCAGGAGGAGGGAGATTTATGGCATTGACAAACAGCAACTCGGTATCTGCATTCAAACTAACGGGCGCCAAACCAAGCTGCCTTAACTGCTGAGTGCTCCTCCTAATTCTTGGAAATTCCCATGCGCAGAGTTCATACAGGGCTTGCAGTATATTCACAATCCTGAATACTTTCTTATCTGGGTCCATCAGACGCTCAAGAAGTGATATTAGCTTCTCATGAATCCGGAGTAGTACTGTCAGCTTATATACCTCGGTGACCTTCTCGATTTCCACATTTTCATCGATTTCGTTCAACAACCTGTTCACTATGGACTCTTCCTCTGTGCCATTTTTAATAATTTTACGAATCACAAATTTGATGCTATCAAAGGCTTCTATAACAGCACAACGCCTGTACTCGCTGCTACAGATTTTCGACCAAAGCCAGCGATCAGGAGCATCACAGAGCTCGTTTGCCTGGCTTAGCGCAAGTAGGAGCTCATTGCAAAGGAGGAAACACGGCCAACGAATAACCTGAATATTCCAACAATTAGGCGGCAACTCAAGGAGCTCAACCTCCCTGTCACTGATAAGGTCTTCCTCTCTAAACGTTAGGATGATCTCATTCCACAACAATGCAAACCAAGTCGCTTCAACCTGACTAGATTCGATCTTGTTGAAAGGCTGACCAATTCCATAACGCAACTTCAGACGGTGAATAGCGTCACGAACCTTCTTAAGAACTGTTGCTTTAGGACCCAAAAGATGCTCTTCAGGTTTAAGGTTAAACTGCATAGCACTTGAAAAGAACTGAAACCTGAGTCTCAACTGATCAATGTTCCGGATCTCCCCCAAGTGAGAAAACAGACCAATTGTTGCACCTACAAGCGATGAGTAGATCGAGTACCAGATTTGCAAATCCATCAGGTAAACCAATATAACAGGGAGCCACAGCATCACTACCGCTATCCTGTGAGTGCTTCCAAAAAACTCGTGCCAATTGTACGGCGCATTTTTCAAGTTGAGGAGCGCCCTGGTCGGTTTAATTAGAGGCCTGATTTGTAAGAAGTAACTGAATATGAATTTAGTGGCCAATACAACAATCCAAAAGATTGAATACTTGACATTGTCCACCAGACCTTCCCTCAACCCACGACCAACAAAACTCTTGCTATAGAACCACCAGGTGAAAAAGTACACAATTCCAAGATTCAGCTCTTCAATCCAGTTCCTTATGCAAGGCACAATAAAGAGCACAAGAGCCAACATCTCAGGAATAACATACACGAATACTACCTTGAGAAACACGATAATCCTGTCGTATGCAGCTCGAGACCAACGACCATCCTTATTTTTCTGGCTCCAAATCCTTGCGTAGAAGACCGAAAACAAAACCGTCCATGTCACAGCCACCACGAACTTCAAAATCAGTCTGACGAAAAGCCAGAACGTTTCTCTGCCGACCAAACTATACTGAGTGCTAGCGTCAAGCACAGACTGGAGCAACCTCAATCCCGCCCAGGAGATGAAAATAGTCAGCAACGCAACCTGAAATCAGAAGAACAGTTAATGTCTTGTATACTAACACATCACAATTTAGATCAAAAACAAAGGAAAGGCTTTGATACCGCCACATCCTTGTCTTGCCATGGATACTGAACCCTACTCGTAGCAACAATAATAGCAGCTTGCAAGTAGAGAAGCAACAAGATCCATAACCGGTCAAAACTTCTGAACACATTCCAGAACGACCTCTGCTCCACAAACCCTGTCTTCCCCACTCTACTGCTCTTTGGCGTGGTGTCAAAGAAGTTGCTGGTACAGTCAAGAGGCCATTTAAGGCTCTTCAAGGCTCTCTTTCTCCAGAAATACTCGTTAATGTCATCGTAATTTCTCCAGGCCGAGTGTGGCTTCGTCCCGTTGTTACTACTCTCAACCTCCGTCTTAACCGTCCTGTAAATCGGCATAACCACACTCTTCAGATAAGCACAATCGCCGGAGAAAGAAGGCCAATAAGGCATCCCCGTCATGTCATCAAACTCTCCCCCCAAAACTTTGTTAAGCTCCATCGCCATGTGGTGGAAGATGTAACAGATACACTCCGGCATAAACCTGAGATTAGCAGACTCTCCCCAAATCAATAGATACAGAGCAACGTAAAGCAGCTCTCTCCGGAGATTCAAAACGACGTTGGTCTGATGACGGCTATGAGCTGGGGAGGTGACGTGGCACCTCACTCCGAGGAACGAGCACCAATTGGTGTAGTTGCGGAGGAGCTTCTTCCGGAAACGACGGAGAACCGTCGGATCGAGGCCGTCGGGATGAAGCGGCGGCGGCTGGAGACGCATTTGGGAGTTAGCCAAGTGGAGGACGAGATTCTCTCGCTGGTTCCGAACATTGTCGAGCTGGAAACCGAAGAGGAGACCTAGCCAGTCCATCAAGTCCATGCGTGGCGTGAAATCGACGAACGGAGGTTTCGGGAGGTCTCCGACTACCTTAAGCGCCGCCGCCGCCGCTCTAACCTCCGGGTAACGCAGCGACGGGTGTTCCGTTAAGAAATCGTGGATCGGGATGATGTTGTACACCTCCTGCGACGGCGCGTGCGCGGTGGCCGGAGATGGCCGGGGTCTCATACTCATCGTCGGATTAAAACGGTTACTTCACTTGGAATCTTTTCAAAATAATTTCATCTTTTTTTCTTTAAGTTTTCAAAGACAGTGACGAAACGAAACTGTGCGTGGAGATAATGGTGTTACTAAAAATAAAGTAGTGGAGAAGATAAGGACGTGTGTCGCGTCGTACAATAATACATGCGCCTTTAAATAACGATCGTTCGATTTCTCTTTCGGATGTAATTGTACGGTGGATATGAGATAGGGTGAGCGTCTACGAAGTGGAGACGTGTAGGGTTAGTGAAGTGGTGAAACACGTGCGACTACGCGCGTGTCAGAAGCTCCAGACAAATCACTGAGATCGATAGAGAAACAAGCCAAAAACGCATTATATACCCGTTATTCGATGCTCGCTCGTGGATCAAAACGACACCGCATTTACGAGGACTAAGACAGACTGGTAAAGGCATTACTAGCGAAGGTGCTCAAGTCTAATGAGGTATTAATGAAAGTGATGCCACTTTCGCGTTGGTATCTCTCCTTTTAATCTTTAAAAGAAAGTTAAGAACGTATTGAGTAAAAACTCTTTTGCTAAACTCACGAGGGAATAACGTCTAGAATATCACAGTCAAAGAAGAAAGCGTTTGGTAAGTAGCACGTTCTTTGTTGGATTCTGATCCCTAAAGAAAGAGAAACTTTTAGGCATCAGTCGAATCTTGTTGTCGTTCAATTTGTCATTTTTTGTATAGTAGTCTTTTAAAACATTATAAGATGTCAAGACCATAACTTTATGCTCTTCCCTTTTCTGTGCACCAACTTTATGCTCTGCCCAAAGATGAAAAAAAAACATTTATTTTGCCTAGCTATCTGGCATACATAAACATTAATTAGTAAATTAAAGAATCTTCATTTAAAGGTTTTCAAGAAACGGGTCCAAATGTTAGCAAAAAAGAAAAAAAAAAAAGAAACGGGTCAAAATCGTTCTATATAACCAGCTTCCAGATTGTTCAAAAAAAAAAAAATAATAACCAGCTACCAGATCTTCTATTGACTTTTAAAAGATAAATCCCAGAAAAACCAAATCCACATAATTTCCAAAAATGTTCAATCCATAATCTATCTGATCTAAATTTACGGATTATATCGTAGAATCACCGTAGCTTATGAAGTGTTACTGATTTATATGTTTTGATTGATTTAGAAATCCAAATAGTATTTATAAATCCAAGTAAAATATGTAAATCCGGAAGTTTTCCCTCAAATTTGACTATTTGTATTTTTAACTAAAAAATCCAAACAAATCCATTCAAATCCATTATAAAATCAAATATATTAGTAAATCCGTACGATTGAATAACACTTGATTTGATACAGAATTTATGAATCATTAAACCAATAACACATGATTTTAATACAGATTTGAAAATCATAGAACCAATAACACTAAATTTGGTTCGGATTTTCAAATCCATTAAAATACAACAACCAATAACCCCTACTTAGTCCTTAAGGTTTAAAGGTTTCTACACCTAAGTATAGGGTACGAATCTCATACTATACAATTTTTTGCAGATTGCATACTATAGGAGGTCCATATTTCAGTTCCCGGAAAAATTGATTTATTAAACAATTATGCAGACTACGAAAGACGGAAGAAATGTTTACAAGAGATCTTCAACATGGTGCAAGTAAGTATGGTCAGGCATGAATCTTCATAGGACTACTCAGGTGATGCAATTAAACGTAGATCCTTATAAGGTATGTAGTATTGTCGGTTGTCGAATCATCTATATAATATTTCTCATAATTGTAATATCATAATAAATCAGCGTTAAAAAATTACAAATTATATTATCAATAAGACTTGTTACAAAAAAAAAATTATCAATAAGACCACAAATATAATATTTATATAAGAACATTGCACATATTTTTAATTAATTTTATGTTTAAAAATATTATCAAAAAAATCTAATTTTATTTGATACCACTTCAAATTTACCTTGAAAATCATCATTTTAATATATTAAAAGATCATATATATATATATATATATATTGAATAAAATAAAATTATAAATATAAATTATTTTATTATTTCTAAATAATTTATTAAAATTTAGTTTGCGTAACTTTTGATAACTTTTTTGTTCTTAATTTTTACAAATTTGATAAAGTAAAATAAACAAATTGATGATACTGCATCGTAAAATATATTATCCATATCTGTTTCGTAGTTGAAGAAAAAATTGAACGGAGTAGATTCAAGGAAAACTGACCCAAATTTCCTATGTCCAGAAAACAAACATCACTCTATAATTTCCTAAGCTTTAGCTGGATATATTAATCGTCCACTTGGAATGTAGAAATTTTCTATGATAGTCATTTTTAAGTTTTTGTCATAAAAATAATATCCAAAGAAAAAAATGACCAAAAAATTTTTTATTAAAGGGTAAAAATACATTTTTATCTTAGGATTAACTAATCTATACTTAAGATTTAGAATTAAAGGTTGGGGTTTTGGAGATATGGTTTCAAATTTTAAAAAATGAAAAATAAATATTAAAAAATTTAAAATAAAAATAAGCTATTTTGGTCATTTTCTTTTTAAAAAGTTATTTTTGTGATAAAAACTTAAAAATGACTATACGAAAGAATTGCCCCAAAGAATATGGATAACTAACTTTATTGTAACTAGGATATCTTTCATTTTTATATGTTTATACTTTTGATTTCTAGTTTTAGTTTTCTCTACTTCTTGGGTTTAGTGATCGCAAAAGTTATTTTTTCTGAACCTTCGATTTCGATCTACTCGTGAGTTTGTGATTCTGTATACATTCTGATGAGTAACTTTGCTAAATGGGTTCTTCGTATCTTTGTTGCTTGTCTTTTAAAAAATATTTGTTGTTGTTTGTTCAAGAAAGGAAAGAGAGCAGTTGATGCTAGTGACAGTAATGTTAGCAACATGCTGTTCTAAACAATGGTAGCCAAATTACATATAGATAAGGATACTGATGAAAACGTAGGCTCAGTTATTTTAGGACCCTTGGTGGTGATACTTCTGATAAAGCTTCCGCCAAAAGTGTTTCAAAGGAAGAGAAAGGAAAGCTCTAGTGCATCAAAGCTCAGATGTAACCATAGAAGAGATCATTGGTGTTCAAGTGATTAACGAAGAAAGGTTGTATGATTCACATGTAGTTGTTTTTGATGCAATGGTTCAAACTGAAAAGGAGGAGAATTCAAGTGGAGATGCATCAAATAATCTGGTCGAAGTAGTTTCTGAAACGTTAATGACTTCCGTAGTTGTTAAAAAGTCAAAGCAATGATTCTAAAGACACGAGGAGCTACTGGAGAAACAAATATATTGATACAGTGTGTTGTAAACCTGTCAACTCGCTTAACTTGGATGGCTTTAATTTAGTAACATATATGGCGGTATGTTGTAGATTTATTCTTTTCAGACTTAAAAAATCTATGATGTTCAGTGATTATTTCTGAAACACTGAACAGCTTTGTCACCATCTATGTCGTCTCTACGTGGAGTCCGACCTTAATGCACTCTCCCAAAATGTAGGTGAGCCCTTTTGAGTAGACTTCCCTGACAGTGGCGAATTAAAGCTACTTTGTCTCAGCAGTGATAACCAAGAATTTTTCTATAGTTTCTTGACTACAATCACATCCTCGATATCCTATTTAGAAAAACTGAAACATAGAGGAGAAATCAACCATCAGCACACATGAATATCATGTAAGAGTGAATCAACTAAGTAAACATAGAAAGAGAAATCAACCATCAGAACATATGAATAACATGTAAGAGTGAATCAACTAAGTATGTATCCAAGTTTGCTTAGCAGCAGCAAATGGGAGCGTTCTCTGCAGTGGGAACAATATAATTGATTCAGAAATTTCCAAATCGTTCCACGAATACTTCTAAGTTCTCATATAACATCTTCCTTATCAAGAATTCATCGCAAAGCTTGGTAACATCGGGAATAACTCTGTGGGCCAATTGTCATGCTCACGAGTTTGACGCCAGGCGGAGGCGAACTGTCCATTCTGTCACCAAATGCGGTACTAGGTGTTGGGCCTTGTCCCCAGCCCAGATAAAGCCCTCCCGGTTGAAGTGGACCGCTGCCTAACCGGACCC
It encodes:
- the LOC106317886 gene encoding callose synthase 11, which encodes MSMRPRPSPATAHAPSQEVYNIIPIHDFLTEHPSLRYPEVRAAAAALKVVGDLPKPPFVDFTPRMDLMDWLGLLFGFQLDNVRNQRENLVLHLANSQMRLQPPPLHPDGLDPTVLRRFRKKLLRNYTNWCSFLGVRCHVTSPAHSRHQTNVVLNLRRELLYVALYLLIWGESANLRFMPECICYIFHHMAMELNKVLGGEFDDMTGMPYWPSFSGDCAYLKSVVMPIYRTVKTEVESSNNGTKPHSAWRNYDDINEYFWRKRALKSLKWPLDCTSNFFDTTPKSSRVGKTGFVEQRSFWNVFRSFDRLWILLLLYLQAAIIVATSRVQYPWQDKDVAVALLTIFISWAGLRLLQSVLDASTQYSLVGRETFWLFVRLILKFVVAVTWTVLFSVFYARIWSQKNKDGRWSRAAYDRIIVFLKVVFVYVIPEMLALVLFIVPCIRNWIEELNLGIVYFFTWWFYSKSFVGRGLREGLVDNVKYSIFWIVVLATKFIFSYFLQIRPLIKPTRALLNLKNAPYNWHEFFGSTHRIAVVMLWLPVILVYLMDLQIWYSIYSSLVGATIGLFSHLGEIRNIDQLRLRFQFFSSAMQFNLKPEEHLLGPKATVLKKVRDAIHRLKLRYGIGQPFNKIESSQVEATWFALLWNEIILTFREEDLISDREVELLELPPNCWNIQVIRWPCFLLCNELLLALSQANELCDAPDRWLWSKICSSEYRRCAVIEAFDSIKFVIRKIIKNGTEEESIVNRLLNEIDENVEIEKVTEVYKLTVLLRIHEKLISLLERLMDPDKKVFRIVNILQALYELCAWEFPRIRRSTQQLRQLGLAPVSLNADTELLFVNAINLPPPGDVVFYRQIRRVHTILTSRDPMHNVPKNLEARERLAFFSNSLFMNMPQAPSVEKMLAFSVLTPYYDEEVMYRQEMLRAENEDGISTLFYLQKIYEDEWVNFVERMRREGVENENDIWSQKVRDLRLWASYRGQTLSRTVRGMMYYYSALKKLAFLDSASEMDISMGTQIAPEPPRSYYTSDGGDNTLQPTASQEISRMVSGISHLYKGSESGSAMMKFTYVVACQVYGQHKAKGDHRAEEILFLMKSHEALRIAYVDEVNLGLGNVEYYSVLVKFDQRLQREVEIYRIRLPGPLKLGEGKPENQNHAIIFTRGDAIQTIDMNQDNHFEEALKMRNLLESFKKNYGIRKPTILGVREKVFTGSVSSLAWFMSSQETSFVTLGQRVLANPLKVRMHYGHPDVFDRFWFIPRGGISKASRVINISEDIFAGFNCTLRGGNVTHHEYIQVGKGRDVGLNQISMFEAKVASGNGEQALSRDVYRLGHRLDFFRMLSFFYTTVGYYFNTMLIVFTVYAFLWGRLYLALSGVEKIAKDRSSSNEALGAILNQQFVIQLGLFTALPMILENSLERGFLPAIWDFITMQLQLASFFYTFSLGTRSHYFGRTILHGGAKYRATGRGFVVEHKKFAENYRLYARTHFIKAIELAIILLVYAAYSPLAKSSLVYILMTISSWFLITSWIISPFLFNPSGFDWLKTVYDFDDFMSWLWSRGGLFTKADQSWFTWWNEEQDHLKTTGVWGKLLEILLDLRFFFFQYSIVYHLRIADGQTSIGVYLVSWGCIIGIAAIYITTIYSQKRFSVKEHIKYRFIQFLVIWLTVLVVVLMLQFTKLTVVDLLISLLAFIPTGWGLISIAQVLRPFLISTVVWDTVISVARLYDLCFGLIVMAPVALLSWLPGFQNMQTRILFNEAFSRGLQISIILAGKKSA